In the Acidobacteriota bacterium genome, one interval contains:
- a CDS encoding efflux RND transporter periplasmic adaptor subunit, with protein MRKILGYLVAVAILAGSVYLAYYLVSLAPEPERTEPPPQIPFAQTGRVAAGTGAIPVYGAGTVRPSAEVDIAPLVSGSVVWLEPGFQSGGRIESGQPILRIDNADYLQRLREAEAELEARRVALDLAREKGTFARAEFEEYSRQQLEAGAPVGEPGPLALGEPEIKAARAALHRVEVQIAGAELALSRTELRAPFDGYVRNESVDTGQFVSAGQTVGRLMAAEAVEVAVPLSDANAAMIPGLWKLRAGDAERRVAARVTARFDDASYVWKGYVDRAEVSVDEQTRTIDAIVRVPNPFSAGVPADGSGDAPPLLVGKFVEVKIQGLVPESYFRVPRAALQTGDEVWTVGEDQTVSIVPVRVLQRANDEAVVVGALEDGQLAITGGIQFVTEGMVVQTAAGSAE; from the coding sequence ATGAGGAAGATACTCGGCTACCTGGTTGCGGTTGCCATTCTTGCCGGCTCCGTCTACCTGGCCTATTACCTGGTGTCGCTGGCGCCCGAACCGGAACGCACCGAGCCGCCTCCCCAGATTCCCTTTGCCCAGACCGGCCGGGTTGCGGCCGGCACCGGAGCCATCCCCGTCTATGGCGCCGGCACCGTACGGCCCAGCGCGGAAGTCGACATCGCTCCGCTCGTCAGCGGCAGCGTCGTCTGGTTGGAACCGGGTTTCCAGAGCGGCGGGCGGATCGAGTCCGGTCAGCCGATCCTGCGTATCGACAACGCCGACTATCTGCAACGCCTGCGCGAGGCGGAGGCCGAGCTCGAAGCCCGTCGGGTGGCCCTCGATTTGGCCCGGGAAAAAGGGACGTTCGCCCGCGCCGAATTCGAGGAGTACTCGCGCCAGCAACTCGAGGCGGGAGCTCCGGTGGGCGAACCGGGGCCCTTGGCGTTGGGGGAACCGGAAATCAAGGCGGCTCGGGCCGCGCTGCACCGTGTGGAGGTCCAGATCGCCGGCGCCGAGCTGGCCCTGTCCCGAACCGAACTGCGGGCGCCGTTTGACGGCTATGTGCGCAACGAATCGGTGGATACCGGGCAGTTCGTGTCCGCAGGCCAGACCGTTGGGCGGCTGATGGCGGCCGAGGCCGTCGAGGTGGCCGTGCCCCTGTCCGACGCCAACGCCGCCATGATTCCAGGGCTTTGGAAGCTTCGCGCGGGAGACGCCGAACGGCGGGTGGCCGCCCGGGTGACCGCCAGGTTCGACGACGCCAGCTATGTCTGGAAGGGCTACGTCGACCGGGCTGAAGTCTCAGTCGACGAGCAGACGCGAACCATCGACGCGATTGTGCGGGTGCCCAACCCTTTTTCGGCGGGAGTTCCGGCGGACGGGTCCGGCGATGCACCCCCGCTCCTGGTAGGCAAGTTCGTGGAGGTAAAGATTCAAGGTCTTGTACCGGAAAGCTATTTCCGGGTGCCGCGGGCTGCACTGCAAACCGGCGACGAGGTCTGGACAGTTGGTGAAGACCAGACGGTGAGTATTGTCCCGGTCCGCGTCTTGCAGCGGGCCAACGACGAAGCCGTGGTGGTCGGCGCCCTGGAAGACGGGCAGTTGGCCATCACAGGCGGCATTCAATTCGTCACCGAAGGCATGGTGGTACAAACAGCGGCCGGTTCGGCGGAATGA
- a CDS encoding Rieske 2Fe-2S domain-containing protein, whose translation MAKRHFEPDDSSSLLPFPEGWYFVSSREAILTAKLIQKTWMGEEIVAWCDGEGRVCVAEAVCPHLGADLGPDAGGRVRDGCLVCPFHGYEFDAGGQCVATPFAPPPMAAKLKVFEIREVRGMVFAWWGIDGRPPQWSLPEDPPSGADWSELGFQALRFPGHPQETTENAVDLAHLRYVHGYDNVSRIGRVTVDGACLESRFDFKRVQTIGGIMKMAVDISAFTRVFGLGYSFVEIRERSVPLDMRLWVLATPVDGKFVEVVLAAQVREIRKPKRPIMGLSFLPPGLRNKFMNRFMLWQQKRDVLQDVEIWSRKRYRSRPRLCRSDGEIGIFRRYCKQFYPDPRDGGVERNQRPVNP comes from the coding sequence ATGGCAAAACGACATTTCGAGCCTGACGATTCCTCCTCGCTGCTTCCGTTTCCCGAGGGTTGGTACTTCGTTTCCAGCCGTGAGGCCATTCTCACGGCGAAACTGATCCAGAAGACCTGGATGGGCGAGGAAATCGTCGCCTGGTGCGACGGTGAAGGGCGCGTCTGCGTGGCCGAGGCGGTCTGTCCGCACCTGGGGGCCGATTTGGGGCCCGATGCCGGAGGCCGGGTACGCGACGGCTGTCTCGTCTGTCCGTTTCACGGCTACGAGTTCGACGCCGGCGGCCAATGTGTCGCGACTCCCTTTGCGCCGCCGCCAATGGCCGCGAAGCTGAAGGTGTTCGAGATACGCGAAGTTCGCGGCATGGTGTTCGCCTGGTGGGGCATCGACGGACGCCCGCCGCAATGGAGCCTTCCCGAGGATCCGCCGTCGGGAGCGGACTGGAGCGAATTGGGATTCCAGGCCCTCCGCTTTCCCGGCCATCCCCAGGAAACGACGGAGAACGCCGTGGACTTGGCGCACCTGCGGTACGTGCACGGCTATGACAATGTCAGCCGAATCGGGCGGGTGACCGTCGACGGCGCCTGTCTCGAAAGCCGCTTTGACTTCAAGCGGGTCCAGACCATTGGCGGGATCATGAAAATGGCGGTCGATATTTCCGCCTTCACCCGCGTCTTTGGACTGGGCTACTCGTTCGTCGAGATCCGCGAGCGGTCCGTCCCCCTGGACATGCGCCTGTGGGTACTCGCAACGCCCGTTGACGGGAAGTTCGTCGAGGTCGTCCTCGCCGCGCAGGTGCGGGAAATCCGGAAACCGAAACGGCCGATCATGGGCCTGAGTTTCCTTCCTCCGGGGCTGCGCAACAAATTCATGAACCGGTTCATGTTGTGGCAACAAAAGCGGGACGTGCTGCAGGATGTGGAGATCTGGAGCCGGAAGCGGTACCGGTCCCGCCCCAGACTGTGCCGGTCCGACGGCGAGATCGGAATCTTTCGACGCTATTGCAAGCAGTTCTATCCGGACCCCCGGGACGGCGGCGTCGAGCGCAACCAGCGTCCGGTCAATCCATAG